taaatatagaATAAGGCTTATTATTGTTTGTAAAGTGGAGCACGTTCTTGCGATTTTAACTATATTGATATGCCTTTAAATAGGCAGTGTTTTCAAGACTTTTACTTCTTACAAATAGCGCACAATTGGTGCAGTTAATATTCAAGCCACTCTTTatgttcaataaatttaaatattttacaaaattaatattttgtgcaATTTAGCTATTTAGTcatggattttatttttctaaatatgtCAAAGCCTTGAATAATGTAGGTAAGGGTATAAGTTAAGTGAAGACTTGTTTCAAAGGGATTAAATTCTCCAAGAGTAGTAtgaaattatttgaattaagaAAAAGTAGGTATATGAGGCGCGAGTCAAAGAATAGTGTCATTTTATTTTGGATGtgcttattattattgtgccagccttataataataattcgaaatattttcCTAATAAGAACTAGCAAGTAAGTAGGTTATACTAAATTTAAGAAGAATCGTTTAAGAGCGTCAACTTACTAGAAAATTTCTTACAGCCCCATCAAATGATGCTCAATGACAACTCATTAGCCAAGTGAAATCGTACGAACATTTACCTAGATATTTTCCAAGAAATATTTCACAAGCACACGAAACCAGGGGCGTCGGCCAAGGGGCTTCCACATAAGTGTGTGTCATAACCTCCAGcgttgtttttgctgctgtgCCACTTTTGCCGGGGCTTTATTTACATGTTTTGCACATTTGCTCCGCTTGCTTTTAGccaagtttgcttttttttcatataGCTGCTGACTTTATTGGTGCCATTTTCAATGTGAATTCATTGAAAGCAGTGATGTTGTTGCTTTCGTTGTAGCCTTTTTATTTGTGCTCGTTGCTGCCTGCTAATTTGCAgcaatacataaaaataaaccgaaAGAAATACACCGACACAcgtctaaaataaaaatgggtgTGACGAGGCCACGTGCGAGCCACCTTACGATTTCCCCCCTCTTGACTGCTTTCTCTTGAGAGGCGTTGGTAGAAGTAGGCGTGGTCAGGGGGTTGGAATGTTGGCCAATGCCCTCGCACTCTGCCATTATTtaaggtatttaaaattttgttttcaagcaTCACCGGTGACTAATTCAGCGAGAACGAAACGAGGCACGTGCAGTCGCACTGCGATGACGAGGCTACATTCAgcacagcgaaaaatatcacATTAATTCTCAAGAGcacttgcaaaaatattagatactttttatttttagtcaaTTTATATTATAGAAGTCACTTATCTTAGGGAATTACAGTGTCTTACTAATGCATAGTGGCGTGCATCTTGAACAGATAATATCAAAAGtaattataaacaattatATAACTGAATTATTTACATTGGAACTTACGGCcaacttaaaagaaaatgctAATAGgaaataagttatttaataaaacaaaacttacaTACTTGcagcttatttttaaaagtcgtcAACTAGTTTTCTCTAGATAATTTAAGAATGGCATTTTTGCCCCTGTGCAGCAACTGTGAAATGCAATTCCAAGTCCGAACAACCATCACTGAATTAGAAAAGCGCATACAAGTGCATGTGCCTTGGTTTGGCAACGATAAGAAAGCTGCAAGAACATGTGTATATGGGTTGCATAATAACATGGGCAGAGGAAACAGTCAGGTGAACATTTACGTGTGTTTATGGGAGATGAATGCACATTTCAAGAACACGGGGTACGGacacggtttttttttgggcgtATCGGGTCGTATactttaattttctaaaagaaAATACACGTACGTAAACTAAAGAAAGAGTCTCCCTTTTTGTAATGCCTaaataagtttatatattGTGTTTAGCTTATTTGTTTTGTAGCTTGCCTTTTAATCTCAGTAAGTTCAATTACCCTTAAACATATACACAACAAAACTAAAGCACAAAAAAGATACACCGTTTTTGTTCAGTAATGGAGTCAGACGAAGTAAAAAGTGTGGATGGAATGCCCGATTGCGCCAAGATGCGATTAAACGAGATAGATCCAATAACACGCACTTTGAAATGCGTAATAAGCGATCTGGAGATCTTTGATGTTGACGATGAGGTCAGCTTCTCATATGTCGaagagaaggaggaggagtcTTATGAGACCTCCGAAATGGTTACAGATGATGCAGATCAGGTTGTTCACGATATTGACTGTCTGATCCGACAGATTGAACTTATGCAGCTAGCCATCAAGAGGCGTCAGATTATGCAGAGTAGCGAAAAGGTCAGTGAAGGTCAGCCTGAAGAACAACCGAAGGTGACCCTGACCAAGTGCCAAATGAATTGCAAGGAGTTGGAAACTCAGGAAAAGGACTCTGAAACACAGGCCAAATCTGCActcaaaaaggaaaagtttcTTCCGCTGAGCGGCAAGGAATTACTGGAAGCAAGGAGCCTTCGCCAAGCCCACCATTGCATTCAATTGGAAATAGACGAAGTGATCTGTAGATATCGACAGTTCCGCGAAATCATACCACAAATGCGTGATAAATTTCTCAGCATGGAACTCCAACTGCAGGACCTGAGCTCCAAGACTCTTGAGCACATCGCTTGGACCCATGATGTGGGCAAGGAGTTGAAGGTATGCAAGGAAAGGAACACATTCCTCATCAACGCCAAGTTGTCCAAGCAGGAGGCAATCAAAACAGCCAAGGTACATGTCGCCCGATTCTTTAAAAAGAATGATGCCTATCTTAACAAAAATCGCCTGAGGCGGGAAATATTTGACTTCAGCGAGGAGGTGAATGACCTTGTTGTTTATATGGGTGAGCTGCACAAAGTACTGAAACGAAATTTGGCTCTACTCGGCACGCCACGCATGAAGCAACTGGAAAGATCAACGGAATTTCTAGTTTCTATTGCCCAATCAGCAAGCCTCTCCGATACGTTCTCGGATTCGCGAAAACAGTTTGAAGCCTACGAGATGAACTAGAATTCACTTTGAGGGAATTaccaatataatttaatattcgtAGCGAATCATTGTCTTGctgataataaaatttaaacgtaTTCTTGGcactagaaaaataaacacaagaaaTGTAACAGTAACAGCAGGACGCCCTTTAAATCAAATTCCAATGCAAAGagcatacatatatgtttggaaattaattaaaaacactgTATTCCGTATATTCCAGCACCTTTCCCAATGACTTTCTACCGTATCCGTCATTAAATGGTCGTCGCCTTTGCCTTCGCCTTCGCTGAGTTACTCTCACGTTTCGCTGCACTGGGGCAGTGGTGCAACGTAAGCTCTATTTGCCCAACGGGTGCTGAAAACAGAGTGCATTCGGTTTCGTCACGATCCAAGCACACCCTGCAGTGCCATGTGAATTTGCGGCGTTAGCTTCGAGGCGGCGCGTCATGACCCTGACCATAGACAAAGTCGCGGAAACGCCGATTGCACTCATTTCTGTAGGGGAGATGTAGGGGATATAAATGCACTCGGACAAGTCGATATTGGACTTTAACACTTGTTCTagaaaatttaacattaaaaagcTTTAACTATTTaggcaaaaagtaaaaacctTTGTATTATATTACAGATATTAACATATATCGtgcttgtgttttttttgcaaatttgagaatatatatttttatattcaaggtatgaaattttaaagaatgcaaaaactaaaatttctCGGAATATGTTAtattaaatggaatttttttatGAGGATTAAACAAGGGATGTTAAAGAATGCAAGCATTACAATttcttggaaaatattttggtaaaaagaaaaatttcaagaaacCTATTTCTGTTCTGCTATAAATGAGTGCACATTTTTGGCAGTGTTTTGCTTTTCGTGCCTTCCAACAGCTGATGGCTGCAAATGAGCGTTGCGATTGCGATTCGACGCGAAACGCGTTGTCGTCGCCGGAACGCTTAACCCTGGTGCTGGTCACGTTTTTTGCCCACACGCGATGCCCACATTTTAGTACTAGAAACCCACACAGATACCGAGACATTGGAATAAATTGGCCTTTGGTTGACAACCGACTGATAATCGTAGCACTTGACCACTCAACGGCATCATGGGTGTGTTAAAATGTTGTGATTACCAGGAAATGAGTTCAATTTTAGAcagcaaatttttaataaataatatggtTACATCGTTGTACAATTTGGAACTGTTAATGttcaattattatattattttaagaaaccCCTTTTCTTcctaaacatttaattaatctctgtaaaaattgattgcttaaaaaaatataagattaTTATAAGTTatgcttaatttattaaaaatcgttttaagattataaaaaattgtttgaatcattattaaaaaatacttttaaaaattttcaacgTTAGTATAAATAATACTGAGTCACTGTAAGACCTTCCATCTGTTCCTTTGTTGACGACTTTTTTGTTCACTTCTTCATTGCAGTGGCCAAGGGTTCGATGAACTCATCAAGTCGTCGTCGCCCGGTGAGATTGCAGCGTAGAATGCCGCACACCATGGCCCGTGTGGCATTCTCCTCGACGGACACCAGCAGCGGCGTGGAAACGGaggtggagatggagatggactCCGAGCAGCGGATGCAGCTGGACGAGGACAGCTACTCGGCAGCCAGAATTCAgttccagcagcaacagcaaccacaTTCCAGCAGCGACAGCAACATCAAGACAGTATTACAGCCGACAACGACCAGTCGATATAGTAGCAAACACAACCGATCGGCGGCGGCCAAACACTGTGAGGGGGTGCCAATTCGAATGGAGGACGAGGACGGTGACAGCGGGTACGAGTACAGCCAGGATGCGATAAAGGAGCATCATCTGTACCATCAGAACAGCGATGGCCTGCTGTCCATTGCCATCAAGACCATCAAACTGGTGCAGCGCAACAAACTGCTGCAGAAGCGACTGGCGCAACTGCAGCTGGAGACCTCGGAGTTTATTGCCTCGGTGCTGGCCAATCCGGAAAACCGCCAGTTCCGCGAGAAAATCACGCCCAAGGCCGAGGCCAAGGTCAGCAACATGCTGTTGCGCCACTAGGCAGGCGGTTTTCTTTTTGATCTggaaaaaaactgaaaaactacAGCCCCATTTCTGGACGGGAGAGAGAGTGATTAGTTTTGAATACTTATTGCAATtccataaacattttattttatcgaaATTTGAATGATCTAAAGCAACAAGTCGGCtttgcaacatgttgctgcaaCATTTTAAGTCGCGCAAAAATACTATTGCCTACTTATAAGCTGCCCGTGTAAAATGTGCTTAAACAtgtaaaatgtttgtaaaataGAAGGTGTTTagatatgaaaaaatattctttagaGAAATATAGTTTAGCTGactatattttttcatttatatgcaaaaatatttccaaaaatcaTTAGATcctctataaaaaaaaatataaaccttCTTTTTCTCACGTCCAGGGAACCCATTTTTCGAGGGCTTAGTTTTGAAGAATTCGTACTGATTAACTTTACAAAAAATGCATCAaagtttaacaatttaaatatacaacatAAACCAGAAATCGCTATGCTAAcgtttacaaaaagaaaatatttatatgaattCAAAAAGTCCAAAAGTGTATCTGTAGTCGTTAAGTACATTCTATGTTTTACAGTTTCTACACTcgataattaatttataataaatctACCTACTACTTATATCTAAAAACACCAGGCATAATCAATGGAACCCTATGACGCTTTTTGCTTTATACAACAAATAGTTATAGTGAAACTTGATTGGCTTGCAGAGCAAATGgctttaacaataaaatacgTAATTGATTTTCGGTATTAGTACATTAACCGATATATTTCAATGAATATGCCTAAGTATATGgaaatataaaatgcaaagaagcaaggcaaatcaaagcaaagcaaaaccaaaacataatCTAATTCAAAAGCAAATCTTTTCAATTCTAAAGCTTTTAATCAACTCAACTAAGCTGGTATTTTCCCCTTACTTATCTAAAAGGATATCAAATCATCAAACTCACCACAGTTTTCATCAATAAAATTAGTGACAAATTAAACATACTGAGTGTTTACTTATTCCATCTTTGGGGTTTCTTGACTTGTACGCAGCACGAAATAAAGCAAACAAGTCATGGCCAAGTGGGTACGAGTACTTTGGTCGTGTCAATAACACCCAATCAAAGCGTTCAAAGACCGTCTCGGCCTGCACAGATTTGACATGGAGTCTGTCATCAAATCGGTCACGATAGCATGGATGTTCTGAAAAACGCTAACCAAATGAAAGGTAAAATAAAAGGGTAAAAACTTAGATATATGCACAAATGTTAcgtaataaaatgtttaacaactTTAGCTATAAAAGCCAGaatactttatttgttttacattgatttataaattgtatttccttgtattttaatatttttttgcatttccataactttgttttttataatgtGACATATTTGgttattgaaataaaagatTTTCGGAACAGCCCACTGATTGCCGGCTGTAATGCATATCCATGCAATGCCAAAGTAAAATTATTCAGCAATTGTTTCAAGTTCATTCATTTAAGTCGGGCCTCCTTAGCCTGGCTTAGACCTTTTGAGTGTCATTCGGCGTTTGAGTTTTGATTATGATGGTGGTACACCCTTGTCTGCACGTCGG
This genomic window from Drosophila gunungcola strain Sukarami chromosome 3R, Dgunungcola_SK_2, whole genome shotgun sequence contains:
- the LOC128264065 gene encoding uncharacterized protein LOC128264065, with protein sequence MESDEVKSVDGMPDCAKMRLNEIDPITRTLKCVISDLEIFDVDDEVSFSYVEEKEEESYETSEMVTDDADQVVHDIDCLIRQIELMQLAIKRRQIMQSSEKVSEGQPEEQPKVTLTKCQMNCKELETQEKDSETQAKSALKKEKFLPLSGKELLEARSLRQAHHCIQLEIDEVICRYRQFREIIPQMRDKFLSMELQLQDLSSKTLEHIAWTHDVGKELKVCKERNTFLINAKLSKQEAIKTAKVHVARFFKKNDAYLNKNRLRREIFDFSEEVNDLVVYMGELHKVLKRNLALLGTPRMKQLERSTEFLVSIAQSASLSDTFSDSRKQFEAYEMN
- the LOC128264072 gene encoding uncharacterized protein LOC128264072, producing MAPTICSEKKQLAETRRHHGVATAAISSSAAATESPSSSARSTSATTATQASSVLNYVAKGSMNSSSRRRPVRLQRRMPHTMARVAFSSTDTSSGVETEVEMEMDSEQRMQLDEDSYSAARIQFQQQQQPHSSSDSNIKTVLQPTTTSRYSSKHNRSAAAKHCEGVPIRMEDEDGDSGYEYSQDAIKEHHLYHQNSDGLLSIAIKTIKLVQRNKLLQKRLAQLQLETSEFIASVLANPENRQFREKITPKAEAKVSNMLLRH